The window CCTGTCATAAAGCCGAATAGATTACTGACTGTTAACGTTGGTTTTGACGATACCCCTGATATTTTGAACTCAAACCCTTCCGCTTTGATTACATGGGCCTGATATTCTTTCCCCTGCCAAATTAGATTTTCATAATTTTCATTTACGCCACCATAAAAACGAATAATATCCCCACCTAGGTTTTGTAAATTCAACTCAAATAAATCGAGTATCGCTGTAACTCCGGCATCTACAGTGGGAATTATCATTTCTTTCGGGATATTTCTCATCGGGCCACCTCTTCAAACTCTGCCGTTAGTTTGTGAATTATTCCGTTTTTCGAATAGGACCAACTACGGCAAACATAGCGCCCTTGTAGCCCTGTATCGGAAGGTGTCCATAAAAAAGATTCCACCGCCCCTCGCGCCTTCAAAAAAGACCTAACCTCTTTTGCTACATTCGGTTTTCCGCATAGCCCATCGACACCAATAAAAGTTAGTGCGGAATATTTAGAAAGTATGGGATTAATGCCTTTCTGCTGGCGCTGCTCGTAGCCATCACCAAAGGTAACGACGGATACATTGGGGGTTTCTGTGACAGTGAAATCTTTCTGAGGCACCCAATTGAATATTGGGGTCACAACTAGTCTCCTTTAGAACTGATCTAATGTCAGGATTTTCAATAGATAAATTTGGTTTATGGTTAAAGGTCAGCCCTGTGAATTTTACCGAAGGGATGGCTGATTAGCTTCGGTGTGAGGAAATTTAATGACCAAAAAACCAACTGGTATACTTAACAACATTTCAATGGGCACCATCTGTGATACAAAAGAAGATATAGCAGGTGAAGTTACCGCTCTAAAATTAGCCGTTGCTCTTATTTTTAGGCGAATGACAAAGGATGCTCAAGAGGAAATGCTAATTGAAATGCGCCAATTAAAAATGAAAGAATTAAACAAAGTGGCAGATGAATTGGCTCAATTTCAGTTAAAATAGATTATTTGGCTGAGCTATAGATACTAAATTTATGGCAGCTAAAACCAATACTGTTACTAAGTAAAGGTTGATTAACTTCCCGTAATTCACAGCTCATTGCCGCTTGCATGTCAGTGAGCTGTTTTTGTAATTCCTCGATTTGAGCACTTTGCTGCGTTACTCGTGCTGATAACTCACTGATCACTGCTTCTAAATGTTGATTGCTCATAACTACCTCTCTTAATTAACTTAACATTCCACCTACACGTTTTTGGTCTTTTATAACCATCAAGGTTGTGGTTTTCATCATATCTTGCATTCTTTGCATTGTTGCTTCATCTATTCCATTTGTCGTATGAATAGTGAAGTAATTTTCTTGCTGGATTGTTATCCCGCCACCAGAACCGCCGCCGATATCTTTATTCGAAATAACTCGCCCATTGTCACCCGGTATCATGTATTGCTTACCGGAGCTTGTTTTGTAAATCTCTGGCTTGCCATTTTCACCGACTCGGTAATATTTATCCGCTGATACTGGTCCGCCGCTTTCACGCCCTCCACCAAATGCCATGCCCACTGCTTGAGTTCCCATACCAGAAAGCTGACTTCCCATCTGCCCACCGGCCATCGCTGTTTGAAATGCCGTCAATCCAGTTGCCGAGGCCGTACCTAACGTTGCTATAGAGGCCGCAATTGCCGCCGGAGTCCATGCTGCCAATGCTGCCGCGCCTCCTGCTGTTGCTGTTGCGGCTGCTGCCATCGCTGATGCT of the Providencia stuartii genome contains:
- a CDS encoding phage tail protein → MTPIFNWVPQKDFTVTETPNVSVVTFGDGYEQRQQKGINPILSKYSALTFIGVDGLCGKPNVAKEVRSFLKARGAVESFLWTPSDTGLQGRYVCRSWSYSKNGIIHKLTAEFEEVAR